Genomic DNA from Nocardioides aquaticus:
GAGTCGGAGTAGAACGTGCGTCGCCTTACCCAGGGCCAGACGTCACATCCGTTGCTCACCCACGTGGGACGCGAACAGGCACGGGCTGCCGCCGACATCATCGCGAGCGACCTCGCCGATCGACAGGAACGTCTCGAGCGGCTCGTCACCAGCGACCTGGTGCGCGCCGTCGAGACTGCGGCAATCATCAGCGACGCACTTGGTGTCCCACCTATGGGGGATCGAGGGCGTATGAGTCCTGCCTGGTGGCA
This window encodes:
- a CDS encoding histidine phosphatase family protein, with the translated sequence MRRLTQGQTSHPLLTHVGREQARAAADIIASDLADRQERLERLVTSDLVRAVETAAIISDALGVPPMGDRGRMSPAWWQSPRGEGLRRSCRPHGSPMASG